The following proteins are encoded in a genomic region of Oncorhynchus kisutch isolate 150728-3 linkage group LG4, Okis_V2, whole genome shotgun sequence:
- the LOC109889583 gene encoding transcriptional enhancer factor TEF-1-like isoform X4 encodes MASMSSAQIVSATAIHNKLGLPGFPRPTFPGAAGFWQGMISTGQPGSSQDVKPFAQQAYPIQTAVTTTISAYEPPTAPAPTAPAWQGRSIGTTKLRLVEFSAFLEQQRDPDSYNKHLFAHIGQTNYSYSDALLEAVDIRQIYDKFPEKKGGLKELFGKGPHNSFFLVKFWADLNCNIQDDSGAFYGVTSQYESSENMTITCSTKVCSFGKQVVEKVETEYARFENGRFVYRISRSPMCEYMINFIHKLKHLPEKYMMNSVLENFTILLVVTNRETQETLLCMACVFEVSNSDHGAQHHIYRLVKE; translated from the exons ATGGCCTCCATGTCCTCGGCTCAGATCGTCTCTGCCACCGCCATCCACAACAAGCTTGGCCTCCCAGGCTTCCCAAGACCCACCTTCCCTGGTGCGGCAGGG TTTTGGCAGGGTATGATATCCACTGGCCAGCCTGGATCCTCACAAGA CGTTAAGCCATTTGCCCAGCAGGCCTACCCCATCCAGACAGCTGTAACGACCACCATCTCAG CGTACGAGCCTCCCACAGCCCCCGCGCCTACAGCTCCAGCCTGGCAGGGCCGCTCCATCGGGACCACCAAACTCAGACTGGTGGAGTTCTCGGCTTTCCTGGAGCAGCAGAGAGACCCTGACTCT taCAACAAGCACCTGTTTGCCCACATCGGACAGACTAACTACTCGTACAGCGATGCCCTACTGGAGGCTGTCGACATCCGTCAGATCTACGATAAGTTCCCAGAGAAGAAGGGAGGACTGAAGGAGCTCTTTGGAAAGGGCCCTCACAACTCCTTTTTCCTGGTCAAGTTCTGG GCTGATCTGAACTGTAACATCCAGGATGACTCTGGGGCCTTCTACGGTGTGACCAGCCAGTATGAGAGCTCTGAGAACATGACCATCACCTGCTCCACCAAGGTGTGCTCCTTCGGCAAGCAGGTGGTTGAGAAGGTGGAG aCGGAATATGCTCGCTTCGAGAACGGACGCTTTGTCTACAGGATAAGCCGCTCCCCCATGTGTGAATACATGATCAACTTTATCCACAAACTCAAACACCTGCCTGAGAAATACATGATGAACAGTGTCCTGGAGAACTTCACCATCCTATTG GTGGTGaccaacagagagacacaggagacGCTGCTGTGCATGGCGTGTGTGTTTGAGGTGTCGAACAGCGACCACGGAGCTCAACATCACATCTACCGGCTAGTCAAGGAATAA
- the LOC109889583 gene encoding transcriptional enhancer factor TEF-1-like isoform X2, producing the protein MDERTATMDPSSWSGSESPADDMERMSDGAEKGMDGDPEGVWSPDIDQSFQEALAIYPPCGRRKIILSDEGKMYGRNELIARYIKLRTGKTRTRKQVSSHIQVLARRKSREFHTKLKDQSVKDKALQSMASMSSAQIVSATAIHNKLGLPGFPRPTFPGAAGFWQGMISTGQPGSSQDVKPFAQQAYPIQTAVTTTISAYEPPTAPAPTAPAWQGRSIGTTKLRLVEFSAFLEQQRDPDSYNKHLFAHIGQTNYSYSDALLEAVDIRQIYDKFPEKKGGLKELFGKGPHNSFFLVKFWADLNCNIQDDSGAFYGVTSQYESSENMTITCSTKVCSFGKQVVEKVETEYARFENGRFVYRISRSPMCEYMINFIHKLKHLPEKYMMNSVLENFTILLVVTNRETQETLLCMACVFEVSNSDHGAQHHIYRLVKE; encoded by the exons ATGGACGAGCGCACCGCCACTATGGACCCCAGCAGTTGGAGCGGCAGCGAGAGCCCCGCAGACGACATGGAGAGGATGAGCGACGGGGCCGAGAAGGGCATGGACGGGGACCCCGAAGGGGTGTGGAGCCCCGACATCGACCAGAGCTTCCAGGAGGCGCTGGCTATCTACCCGCCCTGTGGGCGGAGGAAGATCATCCTCTCAGACGAGGGCAAGATGTACG GTCGCAATGAGTTGATAGCGAGATACATCAAACTAAGAACGGGAAAGACAAGGACAAGAAAGCAG GTCTCCAGTCACATTCAGGTTCTTGCCAGACGGAAATCTCGGGAGTTTCACACCAAGCTAAAG GACCAGAGTGTGAAAGACAAGGCACTGCAGAGTATGGCCTCCATGTCCTCGGCTCAGATCGTCTCTGCCACCGCCATCCACAACAAGCTTGGCCTCCCAGGCTTCCCAAGACCCACCTTCCCTGGTGCGGCAGGG TTTTGGCAGGGTATGATATCCACTGGCCAGCCTGGATCCTCACAAGA CGTTAAGCCATTTGCCCAGCAGGCCTACCCCATCCAGACAGCTGTAACGACCACCATCTCAG CGTACGAGCCTCCCACAGCCCCCGCGCCTACAGCTCCAGCCTGGCAGGGCCGCTCCATCGGGACCACCAAACTCAGACTGGTGGAGTTCTCGGCTTTCCTGGAGCAGCAGAGAGACCCTGACTCT taCAACAAGCACCTGTTTGCCCACATCGGACAGACTAACTACTCGTACAGCGATGCCCTACTGGAGGCTGTCGACATCCGTCAGATCTACGATAAGTTCCCAGAGAAGAAGGGAGGACTGAAGGAGCTCTTTGGAAAGGGCCCTCACAACTCCTTTTTCCTGGTCAAGTTCTGG GCTGATCTGAACTGTAACATCCAGGATGACTCTGGGGCCTTCTACGGTGTGACCAGCCAGTATGAGAGCTCTGAGAACATGACCATCACCTGCTCCACCAAGGTGTGCTCCTTCGGCAAGCAGGTGGTTGAGAAGGTGGAG aCGGAATATGCTCGCTTCGAGAACGGACGCTTTGTCTACAGGATAAGCCGCTCCCCCATGTGTGAATACATGATCAACTTTATCCACAAACTCAAACACCTGCCTGAGAAATACATGATGAACAGTGTCCTGGAGAACTTCACCATCCTATTG GTGGTGaccaacagagagacacaggagacGCTGCTGTGCATGGCGTGTGTGTTTGAGGTGTCGAACAGCGACCACGGAGCTCAACATCACATCTACCGGCTAGTCAAGGAATAA
- the LOC109889583 gene encoding transcriptional enhancer factor TEF-1-like isoform X3 encodes MDQSVKDKALQSMASMSSAQIVSATAIHNKLGLPGFPRPTFPGAAGFWQGMISTGQPGSSQDVKPFAQQAYPIQTAVTTTISAYEPPTAPAPTAPAWQGRSIGTTKLRLVEFSAFLEQQRDPDSYNKHLFAHIGQTNYSYSDALLEAVDIRQIYDKFPEKKGGLKELFGKGPHNSFFLVKFWADLNCNIQDDSGAFYGVTSQYESSENMTITCSTKVCSFGKQVVEKVETEYARFENGRFVYRISRSPMCEYMINFIHKLKHLPEKYMMNSVLENFTILLVVTNRETQETLLCMACVFEVSNSDHGAQHHIYRLVKE; translated from the exons ATG GACCAGAGTGTGAAAGACAAGGCACTGCAGAGTATGGCCTCCATGTCCTCGGCTCAGATCGTCTCTGCCACCGCCATCCACAACAAGCTTGGCCTCCCAGGCTTCCCAAGACCCACCTTCCCTGGTGCGGCAGGG TTTTGGCAGGGTATGATATCCACTGGCCAGCCTGGATCCTCACAAGA CGTTAAGCCATTTGCCCAGCAGGCCTACCCCATCCAGACAGCTGTAACGACCACCATCTCAG CGTACGAGCCTCCCACAGCCCCCGCGCCTACAGCTCCAGCCTGGCAGGGCCGCTCCATCGGGACCACCAAACTCAGACTGGTGGAGTTCTCGGCTTTCCTGGAGCAGCAGAGAGACCCTGACTCT taCAACAAGCACCTGTTTGCCCACATCGGACAGACTAACTACTCGTACAGCGATGCCCTACTGGAGGCTGTCGACATCCGTCAGATCTACGATAAGTTCCCAGAGAAGAAGGGAGGACTGAAGGAGCTCTTTGGAAAGGGCCCTCACAACTCCTTTTTCCTGGTCAAGTTCTGG GCTGATCTGAACTGTAACATCCAGGATGACTCTGGGGCCTTCTACGGTGTGACCAGCCAGTATGAGAGCTCTGAGAACATGACCATCACCTGCTCCACCAAGGTGTGCTCCTTCGGCAAGCAGGTGGTTGAGAAGGTGGAG aCGGAATATGCTCGCTTCGAGAACGGACGCTTTGTCTACAGGATAAGCCGCTCCCCCATGTGTGAATACATGATCAACTTTATCCACAAACTCAAACACCTGCCTGAGAAATACATGATGAACAGTGTCCTGGAGAACTTCACCATCCTATTG GTGGTGaccaacagagagacacaggagacGCTGCTGTGCATGGCGTGTGTGTTTGAGGTGTCGAACAGCGACCACGGAGCTCAACATCACATCTACCGGCTAGTCAAGGAATAA
- the LOC109888704 gene encoding ras association domain-containing protein 10, with amino-acid sequence MEQEECKVSVWVCREEKLVSGLSKRTTCADVVKVLLEDQNLPQGASAAMQSGTPQSYCIVEKWRGFERMLPNKTKILRLWSAWGDEQENVRFVLVKNEASLPNNGPRSAEARVVQSKDNPCVFKGAAKTTMAFSQEKQRRIVRKAFRKLDKMNKKREETFPKDKSSVEKLETFVHLVISQDHTIRQQIQRIKELDRDIEMYEAKVHFDRIKRHGINYVQDTYMVESSEEADPIEDVPRSAEAIAQFEEYALRCEEVLRLQEELTEREALVECITGEIQEELNQRWMKRRQDELSGKDTERFGESVDIPVAAVAPQPAAQSGAAAPEPDVNSLSENDLVLEGKIIKSKLDTSLYIGLRLNTDLEAVKGDLDLSQELWDAKEKELTDLLAKMHSMNLNKEKLPEADKEHYGVTETEMLPSLEKSSGWVEQTRGLSKTCDMNDEDSDTGLSSMHSQDSDNTPVCESLV; translated from the coding sequence ATGGAGCAGGAAGAATGCAAGGTATCAGTATGGGTCTGCCGGGAGGAGAAGCTGGTCTCAGGGCTGTCCAAACGCACGACCTGCGCGGATGTTGTAAAAGTTCTACTGGAGGACCAAAACTTGCCACAAGGTGCGTCAGCGGCGATGCAGTCTGGGACCCCCCAGTCTTACTGCATTGTGGAGAAATGGAGAGGCTTTGAGAGGATGTTACCCAATAAAACCAAAATCCTGCGTCTCTGGAGCGCCTGGGGAGATGAGCAGGAAAACGTGAGGTTTGTGTTGGTGAAGAATGAGGCATCGTTACCGAACAACGGACCCAGGAGCGCCGAGGCGCGAGTCGTTCAGAGCAAAGACAATCCGTGCGTATTCAAGGGAGCAGCCAAGACCACAATGGCTTTTTCGCAAGAAAAGCAGCGGAGGATTGTTAGAAAAGCTTTTAGAAAGTTGGACAAAATGaacaaaaagagagaagagacttTTCCTAAGGATAAATCCTCAGTGGAGAAATTGGAAACGTTTGTGCACTTGGTTATCTCGCAAGATCACACCATCCGCCAGCAGATCCAAAGGATCAAAGAGTTGGATAGGGATATAGAGATGTATGAGGCAAAAGTGCACTTTGACAGAATTAAGAGACATGGTATCAATTATGTGCAGGACACATACATGGTGGAATCGAGCGAGGAGGCTGATCCAATAGAGGACGTTCCACGTTCAGCGGAGGCTATTGCGCAGTTTGAGGAGTACGCTCTTAGGTGCGAGGAGGTCCTGCGACTTCAGGAGGAGTTGACAGAGCGCGAGGCTCTCGTGGAATGCATCACAGGTGAAATTCAGGAGGAGCTAAACCAAAGGTGGATGAAAAGACGGCAAGATGAGCTATCGGGCAAAGACACAGAACGTTTTGGGGAGTCTGTGGACATCCCCGTAGCTGCAGTGGCTCCACAGCCGGCAGCACAGTCAGGCGCCGCCGCCCCAGAGCCAGATGTGAACAGTCTATCAGAGAACGACTTGGTTTTAGAGGGGAAGATAATCAAATCAAAGCTGGATACCAGTTTATATATTGGTCTTCGTTTAAACACGGATTTAGAGGCTGTTAAGGGTGATTTGGACTTAAGCCAGGAGCTATGGGACGCGAAAGAAAAAGAACTAACGGATTTGCTCGCAAAAATGCACTCTATGAATTTAAATAAGGAAAAGTTACCCGAGGCTGATAAAGAACACTATGGTGTCACTGAGACTGAGATGTTGCCTTCCTTGGAGAAGAGCAGTGGGTGGGTGGAGCAGACCAGAGGTCTGTCCAAGACCTGCGACATGAACGACGAAGATTCAGACACGGGGCTGAGCTCCATGCATAGCCAGGACTCTGACAATACACCTGTGTGTGAATCACTGGTGTAG
- the LOC109889583 gene encoding transcriptional enhancer factor TEF-1-like isoform X1, protein MDERTATMDPSSWSGSESPADDMERMSDGAEKGMDGDPEGVWSPDIDQSFQEALAIYPPCGRRKIILSDEGKMYGRNELIARYIKLRTGKTRTRKQVSSHIQVLARRKSREFHTKLKVTCMDQSVKDKALQSMASMSSAQIVSATAIHNKLGLPGFPRPTFPGAAGFWQGMISTGQPGSSQDVKPFAQQAYPIQTAVTTTISAYEPPTAPAPTAPAWQGRSIGTTKLRLVEFSAFLEQQRDPDSYNKHLFAHIGQTNYSYSDALLEAVDIRQIYDKFPEKKGGLKELFGKGPHNSFFLVKFWADLNCNIQDDSGAFYGVTSQYESSENMTITCSTKVCSFGKQVVEKVETEYARFENGRFVYRISRSPMCEYMINFIHKLKHLPEKYMMNSVLENFTILLVVTNRETQETLLCMACVFEVSNSDHGAQHHIYRLVKE, encoded by the exons ATGGACGAGCGCACCGCCACTATGGACCCCAGCAGTTGGAGCGGCAGCGAGAGCCCCGCAGACGACATGGAGAGGATGAGCGACGGGGCCGAGAAGGGCATGGACGGGGACCCCGAAGGGGTGTGGAGCCCCGACATCGACCAGAGCTTCCAGGAGGCGCTGGCTATCTACCCGCCCTGTGGGCGGAGGAAGATCATCCTCTCAGACGAGGGCAAGATGTACG GTCGCAATGAGTTGATAGCGAGATACATCAAACTAAGAACGGGAAAGACAAGGACAAGAAAGCAG GTCTCCAGTCACATTCAGGTTCTTGCCAGACGGAAATCTCGGGAGTTTCACACCAAGCTAAAG GTCACATGTATG GACCAGAGTGTGAAAGACAAGGCACTGCAGAGTATGGCCTCCATGTCCTCGGCTCAGATCGTCTCTGCCACCGCCATCCACAACAAGCTTGGCCTCCCAGGCTTCCCAAGACCCACCTTCCCTGGTGCGGCAGGG TTTTGGCAGGGTATGATATCCACTGGCCAGCCTGGATCCTCACAAGA CGTTAAGCCATTTGCCCAGCAGGCCTACCCCATCCAGACAGCTGTAACGACCACCATCTCAG CGTACGAGCCTCCCACAGCCCCCGCGCCTACAGCTCCAGCCTGGCAGGGCCGCTCCATCGGGACCACCAAACTCAGACTGGTGGAGTTCTCGGCTTTCCTGGAGCAGCAGAGAGACCCTGACTCT taCAACAAGCACCTGTTTGCCCACATCGGACAGACTAACTACTCGTACAGCGATGCCCTACTGGAGGCTGTCGACATCCGTCAGATCTACGATAAGTTCCCAGAGAAGAAGGGAGGACTGAAGGAGCTCTTTGGAAAGGGCCCTCACAACTCCTTTTTCCTGGTCAAGTTCTGG GCTGATCTGAACTGTAACATCCAGGATGACTCTGGGGCCTTCTACGGTGTGACCAGCCAGTATGAGAGCTCTGAGAACATGACCATCACCTGCTCCACCAAGGTGTGCTCCTTCGGCAAGCAGGTGGTTGAGAAGGTGGAG aCGGAATATGCTCGCTTCGAGAACGGACGCTTTGTCTACAGGATAAGCCGCTCCCCCATGTGTGAATACATGATCAACTTTATCCACAAACTCAAACACCTGCCTGAGAAATACATGATGAACAGTGTCCTGGAGAACTTCACCATCCTATTG GTGGTGaccaacagagagacacaggagacGCTGCTGTGCATGGCGTGTGTGTTTGAGGTGTCGAACAGCGACCACGGAGCTCAACATCACATCTACCGGCTAGTCAAGGAATAA